In the genome of Candidatus Eisenbacteria bacterium, one region contains:
- a CDS encoding SUF system NifU family Fe-S cluster assembly protein has translation MNDLFRENILEHYQHPRCQGTLEDADLSCEDANPLCGDRIRMDVKLDGSRIGQVRFSGHGCSISQAAASMLCEHVEGRTLDEVKKLTREDVLEMLGIELGPVRLKCALLALKTLKSGIYGTAPWPGEDEDGSS, from the coding sequence ATGAACGACCTGTTCCGCGAGAACATCCTCGAGCACTACCAGCACCCGCGCTGCCAGGGCACGCTCGAGGACGCGGATCTCTCCTGCGAGGACGCCAATCCGCTGTGCGGCGATCGCATCCGCATGGACGTGAAGCTGGATGGCTCGCGCATCGGTCAGGTGCGTTTCTCGGGCCACGGCTGCTCGATCAGCCAGGCCGCGGCCTCCATGCTGTGCGAACACGTCGAGGGCAGGACGCTCGACGAGGTGAAGAAGCTGACGCGCGAGGACGTGCTCGAAATGCTCGGCATCGAGCTCGGGCCGGTCCGGCTCAAGTGCGCGCTGCTGGCGCTGAAGACCCTGAAGTCGGGCATCTATGGGACCGCCCCGTGGCCCGGTGAAGACGAGGATGGTTCGTCGTGA
- a CDS encoding Rieske 2Fe-2S domain-containing protein: protein MSDALGFVTVARTGEIAVGGVKVTQVYDTMVAVFRLDDGFWAIEDICTHDGGPLAEGTLEGAIIECPRHGAKFDVRTGAVKCLPATRPVPAYAVRVVGDDVQVSLDPAALAASPVNPHTGERTPWVEPVAAASPAASAPGAAADAAPPPRKPVGPPEFSSMPSQQEMAVRSALETVMDPEINLSVIDLGLVREIHFLPQRTFVRMMLTTPFCPYAPQLIADVKAAAESVVAQPCEVELMPDPWSPDMMPDPGLLGFTY, encoded by the coding sequence GTGAGTGACGCTCTGGGATTCGTGACGGTCGCCCGCACCGGCGAGATCGCCGTGGGCGGCGTCAAGGTGACGCAGGTGTACGACACGATGGTGGCGGTGTTCCGGCTCGACGACGGTTTCTGGGCGATCGAGGACATCTGCACCCACGACGGCGGTCCGCTGGCCGAGGGCACGCTCGAGGGCGCGATCATCGAGTGCCCGCGTCACGGCGCGAAGTTCGACGTGCGCACCGGCGCGGTGAAGTGCCTGCCTGCCACCCGGCCCGTTCCGGCCTACGCGGTGCGGGTCGTGGGCGACGACGTGCAGGTGAGCCTGGATCCGGCCGCGCTGGCCGCCTCCCCGGTCAACCCGCATACCGGCGAACGCACGCCCTGGGTGGAGCCGGTGGCGGCCGCGTCACCCGCGGCCTCCGCCCCGGGCGCGGCCGCGGACGCGGCGCCGCCGCCCCGCAAGCCGGTCGGGCCGCCCGAGTTCTCGAGCATGCCGTCGCAGCAGGAGATGGCCGTGCGCTCGGCTCTCGAGACGGTGATGGACCCCGAGATCAACCTGTCGGTCATCGATCTCGGACTGGTGCGCGAAATCCACTTCCTGCCGCAGCGCACGTTCGTGCGCATGATGCTGACGACGCCGTTCTGCCCGTACGCGCCGCAGCTCATCGCCGACGTGAAGGCGGCCGCCGAGAGCGTCGTGGCGCAGCCCTGCGAGGTCGAGCTGATGCCCGACCCGTGGAGCCCGGACATGATGCCCGACCCGGGATTGCTGGGTTTCACGTACTGA
- a CDS encoding glycosyltransferase family 2 protein: MDPRPEISVVVPAYNEAENLSPLLSELRTALGSIGRTWELIVVDDGSTDGSDRALAAEAGRDARLVPLVLEKNAGQSAALAAGLSRVRGDIVVTLDADLQNDPADLPKLLAALANADVVSGIRAKRNDSWMRRVSSRVANGVRRAVLGDPVTDIGCSFKAYRREALEGLPMFVGVHRFLPALCVFRGARFAEVELAHRPRRHGVSKYGVGNRLWRGLADLNGVLWLRSRLVRYRVRDGRG, translated from the coding sequence ATGGACCCGCGCCCCGAGATCTCGGTCGTCGTTCCGGCCTACAACGAGGCCGAGAACCTTTCCCCGCTGCTGTCCGAACTGCGCACCGCGCTCGGCTCGATCGGGCGGACCTGGGAGCTGATCGTCGTGGACGACGGCAGCACCGACGGCAGCGACCGGGCCCTCGCCGCCGAGGCCGGACGCGACGCGCGGCTCGTGCCGCTGGTGCTCGAGAAGAACGCGGGCCAGAGCGCGGCGCTGGCCGCCGGACTCTCGCGCGTGCGGGGCGACATCGTCGTGACGCTCGATGCCGACCTGCAGAACGACCCGGCCGACCTGCCGAAGCTGCTCGCCGCGCTGGCGAACGCCGACGTCGTCTCGGGGATCCGGGCGAAGCGGAACGACTCGTGGATGCGGCGCGTCTCGTCGCGCGTCGCCAACGGCGTGCGCCGGGCGGTGCTCGGCGATCCGGTCACCGACATCGGCTGCTCGTTCAAGGCCTACCGCCGCGAAGCCCTCGAGGGCCTGCCGATGTTCGTCGGCGTGCATCGCTTCCTGCCCGCGTTGTGCGTGTTCCGCGGCGCGCGCTTCGCCGAGGTCGAACTGGCCCACCGCCCCCGCCGGCACGGCGTCTCCAAGTACGGCGTCGGAAACCGCCTGTGGCGCGGGCTGGCCGACCTGAACGGCGTGCTGTGGCTGCGCTCGCGGCTCGTCCGCTACCGCGTCCGCGACGGCCGCGGCTGA
- a CDS encoding ADP-ribosylglycohydrolase family protein has product MGRAEALRSLRGLSVGDAYGQSRVLRAFRMPVGGDPGSWPWTDATHTALSVVEALLARGALDPDTLATALARRYGQERHRGYAVGAVAVLEGLLAGEHWSTIAPSLFGGQGSYGSGAAQRAAPVGAFFAGDPPRAAMEIDRSSVVTHSHLEGRVGAVAVAVAAAMLATPDPPRGDPLLRAIVAGLPKSRTRAGIEAAVRHPAADLDGAASALGTGRQLTSVDTVPFCLWVVARHGRNFERAVTMACEKPGAHDALGAIVGGLAALLDPRIPPEWLRMREPLPRALEG; this is encoded by the coding sequence ATGGGCCGCGCCGAAGCGCTGCGCAGTCTTCGCGGACTGTCCGTGGGCGACGCGTACGGCCAGTCGCGGGTGCTGCGCGCGTTCCGCATGCCGGTCGGCGGGGATCCGGGCTCGTGGCCGTGGACCGACGCGACGCACACGGCCCTGTCGGTGGTCGAGGCGCTGCTCGCCAGGGGCGCGCTCGATCCCGACACGCTGGCGACGGCGCTGGCGCGCCGCTACGGCCAGGAGCGGCACCGCGGCTACGCGGTCGGCGCGGTCGCGGTGCTCGAAGGGCTGCTCGCCGGCGAGCACTGGAGCACCATCGCGCCGTCGCTGTTCGGCGGGCAGGGCTCCTACGGAAGCGGCGCGGCCCAGCGCGCGGCCCCGGTCGGCGCGTTCTTCGCGGGCGATCCACCGCGGGCGGCGATGGAGATCGACCGCTCGTCGGTCGTCACCCACTCGCATCTCGAGGGGCGCGTCGGGGCGGTCGCGGTGGCCGTCGCCGCGGCCATGCTGGCGACGCCCGACCCTCCGCGCGGCGACCCGCTGCTGCGCGCGATCGTCGCGGGCCTGCCGAAGAGTCGCACGCGCGCCGGCATCGAGGCGGCGGTCCGGCACCCGGCCGCGGACCTCGACGGTGCGGCGTCCGCGCTCGGCACGGGAAGACAGCTCACGAGCGTGGACACGGTGCCGTTCTGCCTGTGGGTGGTCGCGCGGCACGGCCGCAACTTCGAGCGCGCGGTCACCATGGCGTGCGAGAAGCCCGGCGCGCACGACGCGCTCGGCGCGATCGTCGGCGGACTCGCCGCGCTGCTCGATCCGCGCATCCCGCCGGAGTGGCTGCGGATGCGCGAGCCGCTGCCGCGCGCGCTGGAAGGCTGA
- a CDS encoding CBS domain-containing protein, with the protein MNAARLQHAIASLMDPRPEQGRDKISWLGALQVRDLMSAPAVCTDPSSSLTAAHLLMREHNLRRLPVVENGRLVGILTLGDVRGAGPSEVSTLNRTELGYLTEQLKVERAMSREVVTTAPDSSLKEAARLMVQHRVSGLPVVSPAGELMGVVTESDIFKTMVDLLELDEQLAEPSAS; encoded by the coding sequence ATGAATGCCGCCCGACTCCAGCACGCCATCGCGAGCCTGATGGACCCGCGGCCCGAGCAGGGTCGCGACAAGATCTCCTGGCTGGGTGCCCTCCAGGTGCGGGACCTGATGTCGGCGCCCGCGGTCTGCACCGACCCCTCGAGCTCGCTGACCGCTGCGCACCTGCTGATGCGCGAGCACAACCTGCGCCGGCTGCCGGTGGTGGAGAACGGCCGGCTGGTGGGCATCCTGACGCTGGGCGACGTGCGGGGCGCGGGGCCGTCCGAGGTCTCGACGCTCAATCGCACGGAGCTCGGCTATCTGACCGAACAGCTCAAGGTGGAGCGGGCCATGTCCCGCGAGGTCGTGACCACCGCGCCGGATTCGAGCCTCAAGGAAGCCGCCCGGTTGATGGTTCAGCACCGGGTCTCCGGGCTGCCCGTCGTCTCCCCCGCCGGCGAGCTCATGGGCGTGGTGACCGAATCGGACATCTTCAAGACGATGGTGGACCTGCTGGAGCTCGACGAGCAGCTGGCGGAGCCGAGCGCCTCCTGA